In Pungitius pungitius chromosome 2, fPunPun2.1, whole genome shotgun sequence, a single window of DNA contains:
- the pcgf1 gene encoding polycomb group RING finger protein 1 isoform X2: MAEQGPMAIAMRLRNQLQSVYKLDPLRNEEVKLKIKDLNEHIVCYLCAGYFIDATTITECLHTFCKSCIVKYLQTSKYCPMCNIKIHETQPLLNLKLDRVMQDIVYKLVPGLQESEDKRIKEFYQSRGLERVIQPTGDDAIPDATGLPYTSFDHSKAHFYRYDEQVSLCLERLSSSLAGKDKMKPTLQQKFVRCSVRAEVRHLRKVLCHRLNVEKQQVQMLFNNESLPDHMTMKRLWLSHWFGKAQPLVLHYTIKDKRSR, from the exons ATGGCGGAGCAAGGTCCGATGGCCATAGCGATGCGGCTACGAAATCAGCTCCAGTCCGTCTACAAACTGGACCCGCTGAGGAACGAG GAGGTGAAGTTGAAGATCAAGGACCTGAACGAACACATCGTCTGCTACCTTTGCGCTGGTTACTTCATCGACGCCACGACAATTACAGAGTGTTTGCACACGT TTTGTAAAAGCTGCATCGTGAAATACCTGCAAACGAGCAAGTATTGTCCGATGTGCAACATCAAAATCCATGAAACACAGCCTTTACTCAACCTCAAACTGGACCGAGTGATGCAGGACATCGTCTACAAACTGGTGCCCGGACTACAAGAAA GCGAagacaaaagaataaaagagtTTTATCAGTCACGTGGGTTGGAGAGAGTCATCCAGCCGACGGGAGACG ATGCTATACCCGACGCAACAGGTTTACCGTACACAAGCTTCGACCAttcaaaagcacatttttacAGATACGACGAGCAAGTGTCGCTTTGTTTGGAAAGGCTAAG TTCATCGCTTGCTGGAAAAGACAAGATGAAACCCACTCTTCAG CAGAAGTTTGTTCGCTGTTCGGTCCGGGCGGAGGTGAGGCATCTACGGAAGGTCCTCTGTCATCGGCTGAACGTGGAGAAGCAACAG GTCCAGATGTTGTTCAATAACGAGTCTCTGCCCGATCACATGACCATGAAGCGCTTATGGCTGTCGCACTGGTTTGGCAAG GCCCAACCGTTAGTTCTTCACTACACCATCAAGGACAAAAGGAGCAGATAG
- the pcgf1 gene encoding polycomb group RING finger protein 1 isoform X3 — MAEQGPMAIAMRLRNQLQSVYKLDPLRNEEEVKLKIKDLNEHIVCYLCAGYFIDATTITECLHTFCKSCIVKYLQTSKYCPMCNIKIHETQPLLNLKLDRVMQDIVYKLVPGLQESEDKRIKEFYQSRGLERVIQPTGDDAIPDATGLPYTSFDHSKAHFYRYDEQVSLCLERLSSSLAGKDKMKPTLQKFVRCSVRAEVRHLRKVLCHRLNVEKQQVQMLFNNESLPDHMTMKRLWLSHWFGKAQPLVLHYTIKDKRSR, encoded by the exons ATGGCGGAGCAAGGTCCGATGGCCATAGCGATGCGGCTACGAAATCAGCTCCAGTCCGTCTACAAACTGGACCCGCTGAGGAACGAG GAGGAGGTGAAGTTGAAGATCAAGGACCTGAACGAACACATCGTCTGCTACCTTTGCGCTGGTTACTTCATCGACGCCACGACAATTACAGAGTGTTTGCACACGT TTTGTAAAAGCTGCATCGTGAAATACCTGCAAACGAGCAAGTATTGTCCGATGTGCAACATCAAAATCCATGAAACACAGCCTTTACTCAACCTCAAACTGGACCGAGTGATGCAGGACATCGTCTACAAACTGGTGCCCGGACTACAAGAAA GCGAagacaaaagaataaaagagtTTTATCAGTCACGTGGGTTGGAGAGAGTCATCCAGCCGACGGGAGACG ATGCTATACCCGACGCAACAGGTTTACCGTACACAAGCTTCGACCAttcaaaagcacatttttacAGATACGACGAGCAAGTGTCGCTTTGTTTGGAAAGGCTAAG TTCATCGCTTGCTGGAAAAGACAAGATGAAACCCACTCTTCAG AAGTTTGTTCGCTGTTCGGTCCGGGCGGAGGTGAGGCATCTACGGAAGGTCCTCTGTCATCGGCTGAACGTGGAGAAGCAACAG GTCCAGATGTTGTTCAATAACGAGTCTCTGCCCGATCACATGACCATGAAGCGCTTATGGCTGTCGCACTGGTTTGGCAAG GCCCAACCGTTAGTTCTTCACTACACCATCAAGGACAAAAGGAGCAGATAG
- the pcgf1 gene encoding polycomb group RING finger protein 1 isoform X1 → MAEQGPMAIAMRLRNQLQSVYKLDPLRNEEEVKLKIKDLNEHIVCYLCAGYFIDATTITECLHTFCKSCIVKYLQTSKYCPMCNIKIHETQPLLNLKLDRVMQDIVYKLVPGLQESEDKRIKEFYQSRGLERVIQPTGDDAIPDATGLPYTSFDHSKAHFYRYDEQVSLCLERLSSSLAGKDKMKPTLQQKFVRCSVRAEVRHLRKVLCHRLNVEKQQVQMLFNNESLPDHMTMKRLWLSHWFGKAQPLVLHYTIKDKRSR, encoded by the exons ATGGCGGAGCAAGGTCCGATGGCCATAGCGATGCGGCTACGAAATCAGCTCCAGTCCGTCTACAAACTGGACCCGCTGAGGAACGAG GAGGAGGTGAAGTTGAAGATCAAGGACCTGAACGAACACATCGTCTGCTACCTTTGCGCTGGTTACTTCATCGACGCCACGACAATTACAGAGTGTTTGCACACGT TTTGTAAAAGCTGCATCGTGAAATACCTGCAAACGAGCAAGTATTGTCCGATGTGCAACATCAAAATCCATGAAACACAGCCTTTACTCAACCTCAAACTGGACCGAGTGATGCAGGACATCGTCTACAAACTGGTGCCCGGACTACAAGAAA GCGAagacaaaagaataaaagagtTTTATCAGTCACGTGGGTTGGAGAGAGTCATCCAGCCGACGGGAGACG ATGCTATACCCGACGCAACAGGTTTACCGTACACAAGCTTCGACCAttcaaaagcacatttttacAGATACGACGAGCAAGTGTCGCTTTGTTTGGAAAGGCTAAG TTCATCGCTTGCTGGAAAAGACAAGATGAAACCCACTCTTCAG CAGAAGTTTGTTCGCTGTTCGGTCCGGGCGGAGGTGAGGCATCTACGGAAGGTCCTCTGTCATCGGCTGAACGTGGAGAAGCAACAG GTCCAGATGTTGTTCAATAACGAGTCTCTGCCCGATCACATGACCATGAAGCGCTTATGGCTGTCGCACTGGTTTGGCAAG GCCCAACCGTTAGTTCTTCACTACACCATCAAGGACAAAAGGAGCAGATAG